A portion of the Ardenticatenales bacterium genome contains these proteins:
- a CDS encoding S8 family serine peptidase, protein MSKKSILAIVLIALVSLFAATVSASQPSEMSFQPVAVERVPAPIVQDKGATGVANYIVQLNDAPLALYNGGVAGLAATSAEAAGTFDIKSAAAVAYRAHLIDAQNSLVSAAAAALGRNVTAGAQYQYALNAVVLALTPEEAASVATLNGVKLLFRERIEQMVTDSSPEWIGANNVWDGSATGTPSLGEGTVIAVLDSGINFDHPSFADPGPVDGYDFPAPPQYFGVCDPGDPQYNPAYTCNDKLIGAYSFVTEAVTPEDSDGHGSHTASTAAGNFADAVLEAPTITIEAQVKGVAPHAHVMSMDVCTAGCPTFSVLEAIDKIVELNGIYPGLIDAINYSISGGPLAWGDPVEEGFLSATAVGVFVSASAGNSGPGPSTAAHRSPWLTSVAAATQARTYETGIVNMSGGTNPPADMVGRAITAGYGPEMIVYAGDYDNGDPDPEQCLNPFPPGTWSGEIVVCDRGSIARVDKGANVLAGGAGGFVLANAASNGESTNADPHFLPAAHIGYADAQVLEAWLAGGSGHVATIPEAVRTVDPANGDHTAGFSSRGPNTTFDTIIPDIMGPGVDIYAAVADGVIPPDGQSEFDFLSGTSMSSPHDAGVSLLLKSLHPNWSPPQIQSAIMTTAVYMGPTKEDNVTPADPFDMGAGRMQVDWAAQAGLVLDESISNFTDANPDLGGDPRALNIASMANSQCVAGNCSWTRTVMATVDGSWTASWAGDFPLTIEPASFSLMAGETQELTITADASGATPGDWTFSNVILTPAPANAPVNRPVLTGGDPGLARETTGADSNAPTGTAPALGDYQAPQDVLYDNGPLVNCAGCGAGGADESVLQSTTLLMTTLGFGHQFTVGNRIADDFTISDPDGWNIDQITFFGYQTNAPTNPSPITGVYYQIWDGPPNDPGSSVIFGDTGTNRLTNSTWANMYRVSETTQGTTGRAIFANVASAGVTLPAGTYWLDWMTDGSASYSGPWAPPITINGETTTGNAMQYTGTWGPANDGGTLTQQGFPFIIEGSVAGGGGGGSFSETSNPNLDIPDDAYDGSLGSMACDTIDASSIPGGETVSNVTLSLGATHTWIGDLTVKLQSPDGNILGVFSRVGYAEPADDGQGCCGDSSNLDGTPLLFDDASGDDAETMGNTIGSSEFVCTTDGRCDYYPNPDSVVGHSSFADFNGENASGMWMLCMGDSAGGDTGVFQEWTLNIEYGGGGGGGEIPEAHMPVAVIPVLGELPTEVNITTRRDAGSWLVPDNTAIEITDLTSTFHGPAPATITTEMLSQDPTNTDPYDNLNDGTTFWTSVTVNPGDLWFVAQITASEAPDIDLFVGLDTNGNGPEPGEELCASTTSSWTEICEFDNPTPGDWWVLVQNWQESDNPPDEVTLATASVPDADAGLMWVEGPAAVPPGQPFDLRVYWDGTGLLSEGLVWYGIFDLGTDPGNPGNLGSAPVTLSRVADDVTKSVDNAAPNPGDTLTYTITVQPNVTNEDLSYMLTDTIPDGLTYVPGSASASFGTVDVVGNQLTWTGTMVLPGYTYQIATSDTDPGGCTAPLATDGAYVDLAAYGITPDPTVFGDTVDYSVNPTGGPFSFFGEYQGELIHFTDDGFAFFEPSTPGAQPWVNEPIPTAGDPDNLMAMFWRDMEIVYDAGTNRGVTIANLTSGGQPVAVVIEYDDVEDWPAGGNPTYDFELVAYYEPDPGEYEYVFAYNNLTGDVTAGTIGLENADGSAGVQYAYNDIAVTDGMAVCFDFAPVVQEPATITYQVTVDQNACGTLSNEVVHDTDNPGSMPAMTQADVTVECGGAQLTLDYTYYTRGGGTISGTLSFYDDGTYMDESGGMGAWQFIPNPPRIRFIYTDGSRCGAISQGHYAGNLQVQGYWACTDGSGRWGTWDASIVTGFENGIPTTPLGAEALPAFK, encoded by the coding sequence ATGAGTAAAAAATCTATCCTGGCTATCGTCCTGATCGCACTGGTCTCACTCTTCGCGGCCACCGTCAGCGCGAGCCAACCATCGGAGATGAGCTTTCAACCGGTAGCGGTTGAGCGCGTTCCGGCTCCGATAGTGCAAGACAAGGGAGCCACTGGTGTAGCCAACTACATCGTGCAACTCAACGACGCCCCCCTGGCGCTCTACAATGGCGGCGTCGCCGGCCTGGCGGCCACCAGCGCCGAAGCGGCGGGCACGTTCGACATCAAGAGCGCGGCCGCCGTGGCCTATCGCGCTCACTTGATTGACGCGCAGAATTCTCTGGTCAGTGCGGCGGCCGCCGCCCTTGGGCGCAATGTGACCGCGGGAGCGCAGTACCAGTACGCGCTCAATGCCGTCGTGTTGGCCCTCACGCCCGAAGAAGCGGCCTCCGTCGCTACCCTCAACGGCGTGAAACTGCTGTTCCGCGAACGCATAGAACAGATGGTTACGGATTCCAGCCCTGAATGGATCGGCGCGAACAACGTCTGGGACGGCAGCGCCACGGGCACGCCCAGCCTGGGCGAAGGAACCGTCATCGCCGTCTTGGACAGCGGCATCAATTTCGATCATCCGTCGTTTGCCGATCCCGGCCCGGTGGATGGCTACGACTTCCCCGCCCCGCCGCAGTACTTCGGCGTCTGCGATCCGGGCGACCCGCAGTACAACCCCGCCTACACCTGCAATGACAAACTCATCGGCGCGTACAGCTTCGTCACCGAAGCGGTGACGCCGGAAGACTCCGACGGCCACGGCAGCCACACCGCCAGCACCGCCGCCGGCAACTTCGCCGATGCCGTGCTGGAAGCGCCCACCATCACGATTGAGGCGCAGGTGAAGGGCGTGGCCCCGCACGCGCACGTCATGTCCATGGACGTCTGCACGGCTGGCTGCCCCACCTTCTCCGTCTTGGAGGCGATTGACAAAATTGTGGAATTGAACGGCATCTATCCGGGTCTGATCGACGCCATCAACTATTCCATCAGCGGTGGTCCGTTGGCCTGGGGCGACCCGGTAGAAGAAGGCTTCCTTTCCGCGACGGCGGTGGGTGTGTTTGTGTCCGCCTCCGCCGGCAACAGCGGCCCCGGTCCTTCCACGGCCGCGCACCGCTCCCCCTGGCTCACCAGCGTCGCCGCGGCGACGCAGGCGCGCACCTATGAAACCGGCATCGTCAACATGAGCGGCGGCACGAATCCGCCCGCCGACATGGTTGGCCGCGCCATCACCGCCGGCTATGGGCCGGAGATGATTGTGTACGCCGGAGACTATGACAACGGCGACCCCGATCCGGAGCAATGCCTCAACCCGTTCCCGCCCGGAACGTGGAGTGGTGAAATCGTGGTCTGCGACCGCGGCTCCATCGCCCGCGTGGACAAGGGCGCGAACGTCCTGGCCGGCGGCGCCGGCGGTTTCGTGTTGGCCAACGCGGCCAGCAATGGTGAATCCACGAACGCCGACCCGCACTTTTTGCCGGCAGCGCACATTGGCTACGCCGACGCCCAGGTGCTGGAAGCGTGGCTGGCCGGTGGTTCCGGTCACGTGGCCACCATCCCTGAAGCGGTGCGTACCGTAGACCCGGCGAACGGCGATCACACGGCAGGCTTCAGCTCCCGTGGTCCGAATACCACGTTTGACACCATCATCCCGGACATCATGGGTCCCGGCGTAGACATCTACGCGGCCGTGGCCGATGGCGTCATCCCGCCGGATGGTCAGAGCGAGTTTGACTTCCTCAGCGGAACGTCCATGTCCAGCCCGCACGACGCGGGTGTCAGCCTGCTGCTGAAATCGCTCCACCCGAACTGGTCCCCGCCGCAGATTCAGTCGGCGATCATGACCACTGCCGTGTACATGGGTCCGACGAAAGAAGACAACGTCACCCCCGCCGACCCGTTCGACATGGGCGCGGGCCGGATGCAGGTGGACTGGGCGGCCCAGGCTGGCCTGGTGCTGGATGAGTCCATCAGCAACTTCACGGACGCCAACCCCGATCTGGGCGGCGATCCCCGTGCCCTGAATATCGCCAGCATGGCGAACTCACAATGCGTGGCCGGCAACTGCTCCTGGACGCGCACAGTCATGGCCACCGTGGACGGCTCCTGGACGGCAAGCTGGGCAGGCGATTTCCCCCTGACCATTGAACCGGCCAGCTTCAGCCTCATGGCCGGCGAAACGCAGGAACTGACCATCACGGCAGATGCCTCCGGCGCAACACCCGGTGACTGGACCTTCTCCAACGTTATCCTCACCCCGGCCCCGGCAAACGCGCCCGTGAACCGTCCCGTCCTCACCGGCGGCGACCCGGGTCTGGCGCGGGAAACGACCGGCGCGGATAGTAACGCCCCCACCGGCACGGCTCCCGCCCTCGGTGACTACCAGGCTCCGCAGGACGTTCTCTACGACAACGGCCCGCTGGTCAACTGCGCCGGCTGCGGCGCGGGCGGCGCGGACGAAAGCGTGCTGCAAAGCACCACCCTGCTCATGACCACCCTCGGCTTCGGCCACCAGTTCACCGTGGGCAACCGCATCGCCGATGACTTCACCATTAGCGATCCCGATGGCTGGAACATCGACCAGATCACCTTCTTTGGCTACCAGACAAACGCGCCCACCAATCCTTCCCCGATTACGGGCGTCTACTACCAGATTTGGGATGGCCCGCCCAATGATCCGGGCAGCAGCGTCATCTTTGGCGACACCGGCACCAACCGCCTGACCAACTCCACCTGGGCCAACATGTATCGCGTTAGCGAGACGACGCAAGGCACGACCGGTCGCGCCATATTCGCCAACGTCGCTTCCGCGGGCGTCACCCTGCCTGCCGGCACGTACTGGCTGGACTGGATGACGGACGGCAGCGCCTCGTACTCTGGTCCGTGGGCGCCGCCGATCACCATCAACGGCGAAACGACCACGGGCAACGCCATGCAGTACACGGGCACCTGGGGTCCGGCCAATGACGGCGGTACGCTCACGCAGCAGGGCTTCCCCTTCATCATTGAAGGGAGTGTGGCCGGCGGCGGCGGCGGCGGCAGCTTCAGCGAGACCTCCAACCCGAACCTGGACATCCCCGACGATGCCTACGATGGCTCGCTGGGCAGCATGGCTTGCGACACCATCGACGCCTCCAGCATTCCTGGCGGCGAGACGGTGAGCAACGTCACCCTGTCTCTGGGCGCGACCCACACCTGGATCGGCGACCTGACAGTGAAACTGCAAAGCCCCGATGGCAACATTCTGGGCGTGTTTAGCCGCGTCGGTTACGCTGAGCCTGCCGACGATGGACAAGGCTGCTGCGGCGACAGCTCCAACCTGGACGGCACGCCGCTGCTGTTCGACGATGCCTCTGGCGACGACGCGGAGACGATGGGCAACACCATCGGCTCCTCCGAATTCGTCTGCACGACGGACGGTCGCTGCGACTACTACCCGAATCCTGATTCGGTGGTCGGACACAGCAGTTTCGCCGACTTCAACGGCGAGAACGCCTCCGGCATGTGGATGCTGTGCATGGGCGACAGCGCGGGTGGCGACACCGGCGTGTTCCAGGAATGGACGCTGAACATTGAGTACGGCGGCGGCGGTGGCGGCGGGGAAATCCCCGAAGCGCACATGCCTGTGGCCGTCATACCAGTGCTGGGCGAGCTGCCGACGGAAGTGAACATCACCACGCGGCGTGACGCCGGTTCCTGGTTGGTTCCTGACAACACGGCGATTGAGATCACCGATCTCACTTCCACCTTCCACGGTCCGGCTCCGGCAACCATCACAACCGAGATGCTTAGCCAGGACCCGACCAACACCGATCCTTACGACAATCTGAACGACGGCACCACCTTCTGGACCTCGGTCACGGTTAACCCCGGTGATCTCTGGTTCGTGGCTCAGATCACGGCTTCCGAGGCGCCGGACATTGACCTGTTCGTCGGTCTGGACACCAATGGCAACGGCCCCGAACCGGGTGAAGAGTTATGCGCCAGCACGACTTCTTCCTGGACGGAAATCTGCGAGTTCGACAACCCGACGCCAGGCGACTGGTGGGTGTTGGTGCAGAACTGGCAGGAATCCGACAATCCGCCAGACGAAGTAACGTTGGCGACGGCCTCCGTACCGGATGCGGATGCGGGCCTGATGTGGGTGGAAGGCCCTGCCGCGGTTCCTCCGGGCCAGCCGTTTGACTTGCGCGTCTATTGGGACGGCACGGGTCTGCTCAGCGAAGGCCTCGTGTGGTATGGCATCTTTGACCTGGGTACGGATCCGGGCAATCCGGGCAACCTGGGGAGTGCTCCGGTAACGTTGAGCCGCGTGGCGGATGACGTGACCAAGAGTGTGGACAATGCGGCGCCCAATCCAGGCGATACGTTGACCTACACGATCACGGTGCAACCGAACGTGACCAATGAAGATCTGAGTTACATGCTCACGGATACGATTCCGGATGGCCTGACCTACGTACCTGGGTCGGCTTCTGCTTCCTTCGGCACGGTAGACGTGGTGGGGAACCAGTTGACCTGGACGGGCACGATGGTTCTTCCGGGCTATACGTACCAGATAGCAACCAGTGATACCGATCCGGGTGGGTGCACGGCTCCGTTGGCGACGGATGGCGCGTACGTGGACCTGGCGGCCTATGGCATCACGCCTGATCCGACCGTCTTCGGCGACACAGTTGATTACTCGGTGAACCCGACGGGCGGTCCGTTCAGCTTCTTCGGTGAGTATCAGGGTGAGTTGATTCACTTCACGGACGATGGCTTTGCCTTCTTTGAGCCGTCAACGCCTGGAGCGCAGCCGTGGGTGAATGAGCCAATCCCGACGGCGGGTGATCCGGACAACTTGATGGCGATGTTCTGGCGAGACATGGAAATTGTTTACGATGCCGGCACAAACCGGGGCGTAACAATTGCTAACCTCACCAGCGGCGGTCAACCCGTGGCCGTTGTCATTGAGTACGACGACGTGGAAGACTGGCCTGCCGGCGGCAACCCGACCTATGACTTCGAGTTGGTTGCCTATTACGAGCCTGATCCGGGCGAGTATGAGTACGTCTTCGCCTACAACAACCTCACCGGCGACGTAACGGCGGGCACGATTGGTCTGGAGAATGCGGATGGTTCGGCGGGCGTTCAGTACGCCTACAACGACATCGCCGTCACCGACGGCATGGCGGTCTGCTTCGACTTCGCGCCCGTGGTGCAGGAACCGGCGACCATCACCTACCAGGTGACGGTGGACCAGAATGCCTGCGGCACGCTGTCCAATGAAGTGGTTCACGACACCGACAATCCGGGCAGTATGCCGGCAATGACCCAGGCTGACGTGACCGTGGAATGTGGCGGCGCGCAGTTGACACTGGACTACACGTACTACACGCGCGGTGGTGGCACGATCTCCGGCACGCTCTCCTTCTACGATGATGGCACGTACATGGACGAAAGCGGCGGTATGGGTGCATGGCAGTTCATCCCCAACCCGCCACGCATTCGCTTCATCTACACCGACGGCTCCCGCTGTGGCGCTATCTCGCAAGGCCACTACGCGGGCAACCTCCAGGTTCAGGGCTACTGGGCCTGCACCGACGGCTCCGGTCGTTGGGGAACCTGGGATGCCAGCATCGTCACAGGCTTCGAGAACGGCATTCCCACCACGCCTTTGGGCGCGGAGGCTTTGCCGGCATTTAAGTAA
- a CDS encoding L-lactate permease yields MQIPEKTFVNVLLAALPLLLVLYLMMGRRWKGSQAGPVGWAVAAVVAVVWFGAGADLLWVAWGRSVLLALYVLYIIWMALLFYHVVNEAGVIGAMREIMPAFAPDRTTQALLLGWLFASFLQGASGFGVPAAIVAPLLVGLGFAADQSVVMALMGHSWAVTFGSLGSSFLALMAATGLPGTMLASPAATLLGISCLLCGLGTLLIAGGGAALRQRWYSAVGLAAIMAGVQWGLATAGLWTLAAFGAGFAGMVAGILHFRFGWLDRGRMRGEANRAVKMDRGALWSIFFPYLLLVVIIVLGQLALDKPLNAVQLNFTFPQVRTSYGWTTAAGAGRSVSVFGHAGALLLYSSVLAYAWFRRRGTPRGDGYRASLIVRKTVKGSVSSTLAIFTLVAMAVTMQHAGMTQLLAETLSNTGRLFPFLSPFIGALGALMTGSNTNSNVVFAQLQQQTGQALNLALPLILAAQTTGGALGSSFAPAKIIVGCSTVTGADDGRVLRSATAYGLIMITIIGVIVWVASAVG; encoded by the coding sequence ATGCAAATTCCAGAAAAAACGTTCGTAAATGTCTTGTTGGCGGCGTTGCCTTTATTGTTGGTGCTCTATTTAATGATGGGGCGGCGATGGAAGGGTAGTCAGGCAGGTCCGGTTGGTTGGGCGGTGGCGGCGGTGGTGGCCGTGGTATGGTTTGGCGCGGGGGCTGATTTGTTGTGGGTGGCCTGGGGGCGGTCTGTGCTGCTGGCGCTGTACGTTCTGTACATTATTTGGATGGCTCTTCTGTTTTATCATGTGGTGAATGAGGCGGGGGTGATCGGGGCGATGCGGGAGATAATGCCGGCATTTGCGCCCGACCGCACCACCCAAGCCCTCCTGCTTGGCTGGTTATTCGCCTCCTTCCTGCAAGGCGCCAGCGGCTTCGGCGTCCCCGCGGCTATTGTGGCTCCATTGCTCGTTGGCCTCGGATTCGCCGCCGATCAGAGCGTGGTGATGGCCCTGATGGGACACTCCTGGGCCGTCACCTTTGGCTCGCTCGGTTCCTCCTTCCTGGCCTTGATGGCGGCCACGGGGCTGCCAGGAACCATGCTCGCCAGCCCTGCCGCCACTTTGTTGGGCATAAGTTGCCTGCTGTGCGGTTTGGGCACGCTGCTAATCGCCGGGGGCGGGGCCGCGTTGCGCCAGCGCTGGTATTCTGCCGTGGGGTTGGCGGCGATTATGGCCGGCGTGCAGTGGGGATTGGCAACTGCCGGATTGTGGACGCTGGCGGCATTCGGCGCGGGCTTTGCGGGCATGGTGGCCGGCATCCTTCATTTTCGTTTTGGCTGGTTGGACCGGGGGCGGATGCGCGGAGAGGCCAACCGTGCGGTCAAAATGGACCGGGGGGCTTTGTGGTCCATTTTCTTCCCCTATTTGCTGTTGGTGGTGATTATCGTGCTGGGGCAGTTGGCGCTGGACAAACCTCTGAATGCGGTGCAGTTGAATTTCACGTTTCCGCAGGTGCGTACATCGTACGGCTGGACGACGGCGGCGGGAGCGGGCCGCTCCGTGTCGGTGTTTGGGCACGCGGGGGCGTTGTTGTTGTACAGTAGTGTGCTGGCTTATGCCTGGTTCCGTCGGCGCGGGACGCCGCGTGGTGACGGATACCGGGCTTCTCTGATCGTGCGGAAGACGGTGAAGGGTTCGGTGAGTTCGACGCTGGCGATTTTTACGCTGGTGGCGATGGCGGTGACGATGCAACATGCCGGCATGACCCAACTCCTGGCCGAGACATTAAGCAACACAGGCCGCCTCTTCCCCTTCCTCAGCCCCTTCATTGGCGCCCTTGGCGCCCTGATGACGGGCAGCAACACCAACAGCAACGTCGTCTTCGCCCAGTTGCAGCAGCAAACCGGGCAGGCCCTGAATCTGGCCCTGCCCCTCATCCTGGCAGCGCAAACCACCGGCGGCGCCTTGGGCAGCAGCTTCGCCCCCGCCAAAATCATTGTCGGATGCAGCACTGTTACCGGAGCGGACGATGGGCGGGTGCTGCGTTCCGCCACTGCTTACGGCCTGATCATGATCACCATCATCGGCGTCATCGTTTGGGTTGCCAGCGCCGTGGGATAG